The Lepus europaeus isolate LE1 chromosome 21 unlocalized genomic scaffold, mLepTim1.pri SUPER_21_unloc_1, whole genome shotgun sequence genomic interval TGCAATTGAAATTTCTGAGGCAAGTTATTTTGGTAGAATAAGTTCCTATAGTATTAATTAAATTGTACATaattatacttttattatatCCAAATACAAGGAATCTATGTTTTTCAGAAATTACATTCCTTTCCATTCAAAATGCACCAGAATGTAAGATTTATGTAGATTTACAAGTATCTTGTTCTTTCACTTTCATTTCAGAAATTCTCACaggaaatttccttttttatattcatTACTTTAGAACTATCcataaataatcaaatctttcatggcatgtttttaaaatattttgttttactcTAAGAAATTAAAGATAGGCAAGTTTCAAGTGTAGCTTGTATATCGATTTCTATCTGCAATATTACTTTTTGCCATGTCTGTTTTACTTTAGTAGATGATGTTGTCACTGTTTTTGAGttgtattttttctctcctcttaaaTTTTGCACAAACTTGGATAATGCAATTTGACGATTTTATGTTTACCTATTgattcaaattaatatttttattcattctcattcttCTATGATTGTGTTTGTATTTACTATTTTGTGGTCCCTCTGAAATGTAATTTTTGAGCAcaattttccatttcattaatACTGTCATCATTTGACTTTACTTTTAAACTGTGTGTtgtgtatttgcttatttaattatatttttcaaatatttagtttatttgattGCTATCCAAATATTGCTACTCAACTTTATCTATtatttctcattctcattcttatttcaattttcatttggcatgtatttatatacataattCAAGTATCTAATATCTGTGAAACTTCATTTTCATGGCTTATTTCATAATTTCCATTTTGGTTCTCACGTTTGCTCTGCTTTGTTACTTGGAACAACTCTAGTAGCATATTTCCTTGTTCCTTCCATTTGACCACAGGGAAAGTTGAATGACCCACCCCAAATTGAGGCTCAAGTGGTCAgctagtgttcttttttttttcttttttatctttttttgacaggcagagtggatagtgagagagagagacagagagaaaggtcttccttttgccgttggttcaccctccaatggccgccgcagccagcgcactgtggccggtgcaccaagctgatccaaaggcaggagccaggtgcttctcctggtctcccatggggtgcagggcccaagtacttgggccatcctccactgcactcccaggccacaacagagagctggcctgtaagaggggcaactgggacagaatccggcaccccgaccgggactagaacccagtgtgccggtgccgcaaggtggatgattagcctattgaaccatggcgccggcccaggtcGTGTTCTGAGGGGAGCACTTTCTTCAGTTTGATATCTTCTCTCAGTCCTGAAGTTGATTGATGTTGAATCATGGGAAAGTCTCCAATTTTCCTTTTGATGCTTTTGGACATTTTAAGGATTTTCATAACTTTCTTAGTATACTTTGTTGCTATATTAGAAATGTTGTTAGGACATGTAGTATATGTTTTATCTCCTGCATGTATACACCAAATGCACACAAGAATAGAATATTCCACATCCATTATTTATGGTGGTCAATAGACCctcataagaaataaaaatttcttatttttgggTATCTGATGACCAAATTATACACTAAACAATAACAATTATTTCTAgattataatttgatttttatagttttactttatataaatgtataGAACTCTAATTCTTTATATTAGTGATTAACACTAGAATATGATTacaattaatatttttctgttacataaagataattttatggaTATGTGTTAcctgaatttctttttcaaagcaaATCATCACAATTCCTATTTAGTAGTTTCGGATTCCTTAAAAACAATTTGCTTAGATATTTCATTTGATACAATTATTTAACAAGATAGCCTTGAATAAAATATGCATGGATCTAATGCTAGTCATTAACACTTTTATTGGTAGTTTTTCTGTCATTTCACAGTTGATAGAATATAGGATTTGTAGATTTGTAGTCTCATGATATTATTGGATGCTAAaagtttaaattttcaaatttaattgtTAGTATTATAAATCATGCTCACTATCTTGTTTACAGTTTAAAATATTGTCTATGTGTATATTTAGTAACCTGTCAATCTTtgttataaaatgtttaatattcattataattatttatttatttatttttaaatatttagtttatttatttgaaagatagagttacagagagatgtagagacagagagtgagtttTTCAATTCGCtcatttacttcccagatggctgcaatggccagagctgtgccgatcagaggcagggagccagaagcttcctctgggtcttccacgtgggtgcaggggcccaaggacttgggccatcttctactgctttccgaggccatagcagagagttgaatcagaagaaggcagctgggactagaaccggtgcccatatggggtgctggcacatCAAGCCAGGGTTTTAAcatgctacatcacagcgctggcccctatttatttatttaagatttatttatttatttgaaagtcagagttacacagagagaggaggagaggcagagagagagaggtctttcattcgttggttcactctccaatggctgcaactgctggagctgcaccgatctgaagccaggagtcaggagcttcctctgggtctcccactagggtgcaggggcccaaggacctggaccagcctccactgctttcccaggccatagcagagagctggatcagaaaaggacttgaattggtgcccatatgggatatcagtacTGCatgggcagctttacctgctataccacaatgccagcacctattTATTTGTTATGTATCAAAAATTGGTGTTTGGATAGTTTTAATCTCacctattttcatttaaatgaatttcaattttgaatattttaaaatgttaacactTTCTAAGTttagttaaaaggcagagtggcacacaGAATGAGAGtggaagagaaagacacacacagacacacacacatgcatgcacacacacagagagagaaagagagagagagaatcttctgtgcATCTCTTGGTTCAgttcctaaatgcccaccaaaGCTGAGGTCAGGCCaagcagagccagaagccaggaactcaatctgagtctcctatgcaGGAGGCATGGACACACATAATTGAGTCACCATCTTCTAATGCACATCTCtaaaggtctgcattagcaaggcaGTGGATGAGAGGCAgaagatgcaagtgtcccaagcagcggttAACCTGATGTATCTGTTCATTTTACACATTCAAAAACATTATAGCTTATGGATATATACATAGATGGTGTTGTGTATGTAACATATAAGCATTAGAGACTCAGATTCTTCAAGTCACCACATTTTCATATTGCTCTTCATCTccaattttacaatttttacttATTCAATATCATTATCTAGCAGCAGAAAGactgacttctttctttctccatctgtaagtatacctttaaaataaataaataaatatctttttggaaaaagaatatgatagcattcaaaaaacaacaaatttaaTACATGTctccaaatattttaagaaaaagtagCTCTAATTTTATGGTGAGCTCTACCAAGTAAATGAAAGACCTGACTTTTAAAAAGACCAGTAATGATTTCAATTGAAATACTgccaaaaattacagaaaatttcaataACTGTGCAAAATGTCCTCAATAACATGAGTTATTTAagaatagtaaataaaaattccaaaaaagaaaaaaaaaaaaaaacacctcacctGCAGTACAATGGCTCCAATACAACAACAGTGAAAAACAAGTGTTGTCAGGGATTTTCAGAATATAGAATCATAAAATGTTGCTCCTGAGAACAAAAACAGTGCAGACACTCTAAAAACAACCCAGCAACTTTCCCAAATGTTATAATAGAATTACCACATTGGAGTCTTGGTATTTGATGCAGCAGTCAGTGTGTTGCTCTAAGTAACCTGCGCCCCATAGTGGCACACGTGGGTTATAGCCCAGTCTCTTTTCTCAATTCTGACTTCCTGCTAGTGCGTTCCTGAGagaaggcagatgatggcttagtacttccctgccacccagttgggaaacctggattgagttcagtcTGACCCAGTCATGCTGCTGTAGGAATTTCAGCAATAAACTAGAGGATGTGAACTCTATGTCTGTCtgactgtttctctctgtgtctctgccattttgttctctttgttctctgcatttcaaataaaagaataaaaattgaaaatagaatgaccatatgatccagctaggATTAAATAAAACATGACCATTCACCACTTAAACTAGGCCTGAGGCTGTCTCCAGACCTTCAATGAATGCATAAGGAACTTCAATCGAACTTAGTTGATAAGCAGAAAATCCAATTTAGGGACTAATTTTTGGTAACAGCTTGATTTCAGCAAATCCCTAGCAGCATACTTCAACCACCAAGATGCTGTAAAAATAAGGTATGTGCTCATCTTAGCCAAATGGGGCATTTCTGTACTGTGCATCCACATACCATATTTAAGCACTCACTGCCAAACTGGTGGAGCCCAGCTCTGTGTACTTTCTGGGCTCTGAAATCTGTCCAAGTCATGAGTAATTCTTTGTTCAAAATCAGAGTTAACTTCAATTTCTCAAAAGTTCATCTCCTGAGGCTAGTGCTATAGTGTAGTGATTAAGCTTCACCTTGGATGCttaatgccagcatcacatatcaatgttcgtgtcctggctactgcacttcagatcctgctccctgttaatatcatggaaaagcagaaaaagatggctggCTCAAATATTTTGGTCCCTTTCCCATGTAGgtgatttggaagaagctcctggctcctgagtctgGCCTCTCCCAGtcctgcccttgtggccatctggggactgaactagtagatggaagatctctctccctccttatttctccccctctctgtgtaaatctgcttcccaaataaataaataaatccttaaatataaaaaaagtttcTCTGCTAGTACAATTTGTTAtactatgataaaaattatataatccaTTTATATCAACATACATTAATTTGAAAATGCATGAAGCATCACTTATAATGTATAACTATTGCTACATAAATGCTGTTAAGGTTTTTAAAATCAACACGTCAAAATGCTAAAGTAATTCAATTACTTTAATACTCCAGTTTCAAAACTAGAAACATGtacttattttaatatatttatgttattaatttaagagggagagaaagatagaggtttcccaatcactggttcacttcccaaatgactgctatagACAGGGATTTGACCAAGTTAAAGCCAGCAACCAAGAACTGAATTCATGTTTTCCAAATGAGTGGGAGGGTtgaagtactttagccatcacctattgccttccagattgcacattagcaagaatctgtgatcagaagcagagctggtacacaaacccaggcactctgaaatgggatgtgagtgtctcaaaAGACATCTCAACTCCTGCTCAAACTATCTGCTGttttcaaattgttttctttacacacacacatgcacacacatacaaatgtgTGAAGGAGATTCATATCATGGCTGGTTTTAAAGAAATATGAGATGAAAGGGTGGTTGAAAAGGCAGAGACATGCCATGAGTGATTtttcaaagacttggaccatcttctactgctctcccaggccacagcagagagctggattggaagaggagcagccaggattagaaccggtgcccatatgggatgccagtgctgcaggcatgATTGTTGTCTTTAGCCCTTGATTATACACCTGAGGAACTTCTGTCTTTCTACTTCCCACTTGTTGAGTATTATGATTAATGatgaattaacctactgcaccaatgGTGGTGGCCCCTTCAATACTTTTGATAACTTTGTCATAATTTTCAACTGTCAGTCCTAGAGGTACTTTAAAGCAGATATGACATACTATTATCATTTAATAGATAAATGCTCTTAGTACCTACATCTAATGGATGAAAAGCCCTAATAGAATTCCATGCTCATACATAAAACATTAATATAATCTCagttccaattatttttattgttaaaagtGTAGAAAGCTAAAACTTCTAGAGATTTGGGGTGATCACATCTACATTATGTGTAAGTTATTTATCATGGATATTCAAAATGAAAGCATTGAATATGCATACTAGAGTTGGCGGAACATAGACTATATATGTTCATGTATCAAATTAATAGATGGGTTTTCCACATAACTTTATAGCTACTACAGTGCAGCCTCAACCCACAAGGCCTGCACGCTGTCGGCATGGTGGGGTGATGGCATTCTGCAACAGGAAGCACTGGAATCAAGTTTCAGACATCATGTGCACTTTATTAATGACCAagcacacctttttttttaaagagcatgaagtatattttatttttttaagatagatgAAATTTCTAGGCACAGTTTTAGGCATTAAAGAGGACACAGAGGCATAGGTTAGTGTGTGCTGCTCTGTACAAAAATACAGTCTGAATAAATTATGTTGCTAGCCATACATTAGACATCACTTATCAGTCAGTTCATTGTACGTTTAATAATATACAGGTACATGCTAATCCATAATATATCATTTATATGTCAAACACATAGGCCTCTCTATATTTATGTCTTTAAAATTTACACATCAAACTTACAAAAGGCTAAATAGTTGTGCAAGAAATCCAAATAACTAGCCCTGCTGAGTACTTTATgctacatgtatgtgtgtatatagctCTAAGATACACAATGGTTTTGTGGCTAACGATTTTgcttaagaaaacaaacaaacctaaagcTGCAAAGACATAATGTTAGTGTAGGTGACAATTTCACTTGTGTTTGTTCTGATAGACATAATAGTATTAACATGAGCAACAACAATCTTCATGTTATATGGAGCTTATTAGTAATGAAACACTTCCAAATATTAGTGATGGTAGTAAAACAGCATGGTTCACTTGGAAGGGAAAAAAGTGATGTAAGAAATCTACTTTTCAGTAAACTGCAAATATGTGTGCCTCAACCAATAACATTCTGTCATTTTCCAGGTTGTcatactgacagagaatgaaAACATGATGAGACTCAAGATATGACACTGTTTTAAGAGCACACTGCATCCTCTACTAGGACCAAGAAAAGTGCCTTATTGATATCAGCACCAAAGTACTATCCTTCCATTATTCAGGAATAGGGACACCTCACAATAGAGGGTGTTCAATAGCCAAAATCCCTATCCAAATATTGTATTTCTCATGCTTCTCTAACAATATACAATAAACTCTAAGACATTCTGCCCCAGATTTTACTATTTCTCCAGAGAATTGCTTCAAATGACCCTATAACAccaatatatttctggaaaatTTTACTCATAGTTTGTTATGATTATAGaatcatatactttttaaaagtttctctcTGGATGAATTTAATCAATTTGTCTATCATTGCTAAAGTAAGAATAAACCTGATACTTAATATGTACTTTGTGATTCACAAGATAGGGGAGTGTTTTTTATCATTTGAATataaaatagtttcttttttggCTGCTGTTTTGGCAACCATTATTAAGACAAGCTGAAAGCAGAATTCAGCTTTGGGAGGTAAAGCGAATTACTAAATACTATTGATATGGTCCTGCTCTTAACAGATCAATATAATAGCATATAGGTaggttttaaatgatttttccaaTGCTTCTTTCTGCAAGAGGGCCAAAACCAGAACATATTTAGTGTCTTtgttaacaaaaataattatttataacttttataTTAGAACTGCATTtgatataaaatgtttataattaaaCTATCCAAATTTGCATACTAAACAGAATCAACATAAGTTTGCAGTAAGAGATTAGTTGCAACCTTATTCCCTTTTATTGATATTTCCTTCCATTAGAACAGTCAGTAAATGATTCCTTTGACATAAACCCATCATAATTGTATGTATAAATCATTTAGCCCATCAGTTAACTTCAGAGGACCAAGTGTTACCTGGATGAATTCTACTCCTCTACTGAGACATTTAGACATTTATATAAATCTATCActactgcatttttttaaaatgaagacatttaGAATACCTGCAAAAAAATAGCAGCCTTCTACTTTAATGACTTTTACACAAAATGATCATCCTAACTGCTACTCTCTTTTGAACTACCGTGCTTACAGAGGAATCATTAGTTTTCAGATTAACACCGGGCATGGCTTCGGCGGGCAGCGGCATGGAGGAGGTGCGCGTGTCGGTGCTGACCCCGCTGAAGCTGGTCGGACTGGTGTGCATCTTCCTGGCGCTGTTTCTGGACCTGGGCGCCCTGCTGAGCCCGGCCTGGGTCACGGCTTACCACCAGTACTACCTGTCCCTGTGGGAGTCCTGCCGGAAGCCCGCCAGCCTGGACATCTGGCACTGCGAGTCCACGCTCAGCAGCGATTGGCAGATTGCTACTCTGGCTTTACTCTTGGGCGGTGCTGCGATCATTCTCATTGCAATCCTGGTGGGTTTGATTTCTATCTGCGTGGGATCTCGAAGACGCTTCTACAGACCTGTTGCTGTCATGCTTTTTGCAGCAGTTGTTTTACAGGTTTGCAGCCTGGTCCTTTACCCAATCAAGTTCATTGAAACTGTGAGCTTGAAAATTTATCATGAGTTCAACTGGGGTTatggcctggcctggggtgcAACTATATTTTCGTTTGGGGGTGTCATCCCTTATTGCCTAAACCCTAAGAACTATGAAGATTACTACTAGAACAAATAGTCTcagatttgggaaaaaaaaagaaaaagaaaaagaaaaaaaaacagtcaacaaAAGGATTACATCTGCATCTTTTCTAACTCAGTTTTCTAAAACACTTGTGGAACATCAAGCAGTTTGCTCA includes:
- the LOC133754313 gene encoding transmembrane protein 47-like, which codes for MASAGSGMEEVRVSVLTPLKLVGLVCIFLALFLDLGALLSPAWVTAYHQYYLSLWESCRKPASLDIWHCESTLSSDWQIATLALLLGGAAIILIAILVGLISICVGSRRRFYRPVAVMLFAAVVLQVCSLVLYPIKFIETVSLKIYHEFNWGYGLAWGATIFSFGGVIPYCLNPKNYEDYY